The DNA window GGGAAGCCGATCAGGGACATATCATACGCGACCTTGTCGCCTTTTGCAAACATGGTGATCTCGACCGATGGGCCGCTCGGGTTTACCGCTTCGTGTGCGGCGCCTGCGCCGGTCAGATCCGTGCTGTCACGCTCCTGCTTCTGGCCGATCAGGCTTTTGTTGATCGTGATCTTCTGGACGATCTTGCCTTCAAAACCTTTCCCCGGCGTCTGTCCGCGGTCTGCACACGAGACCAGCACGAAGAGTGGAAGAAAGAACAGATACCGTAGATTGTGGTGAGTCATTGCGCGTTACTGAAGTGATGAATGCGTTGGTCTAACGTCCTGCGCCAACGATTGTTTCTACCGGACCGCGTCCTGAGAGCGGTAGAGGCGCACCGAGCCGTCCGTCTGGGATGGGCTCAGAACATACATCTTATCGTTCGAATCGAAGCGAATGCGCTTCAGCGCGACTCCGGCGGGCATGCCCTGTACGTTCAGAGCTTTGAATGCCGTCGACCCGACCGTCCCCGTCTTGAACCCTGCCGAGCTAAGAAATAGCGCAGTGCCTGCATTGGTAAACGCAAGCGGAGTGCTGTTCCAGCCGTAGGTGTGCCACGTTTGTCCGAAGTCGGCCGATTCGAGTTCTTCGATGAAGTTCTCGGTGTGGGCATACAACTTGCCCGTCGAAGGGTTCTCGGTCATCGTTGTAAAGTTCGTCCCATTCGTGAGTGTTGTGAACGTCTTGCCGCCATCGGTTGACTGCGACAGCAGCCCGTTCGTCCAGGTTGCTACATTCTGATTGTATTGCGCCAAACCGAGCAATAGGTAGCCGTTCGTCCGATTGAAACAGAACATGATGCTCGTCGGCCACGCATTCGATAGGAGCGTAGGCATGGCGTTCGTGGCCCAGGTCGCGCCGTTGTCCGTCGAGCGAAGCACACCCAACCCGACCCCAACGATCGCGATGCGAGACTGTGCATCGGTCGCCAGCCATCCGCTGCCCGCAGCGGCAAGCGTATTCCACGACGAGCCGTTCGCGCGGTACGTCGCTCCTTCTGCAGAAAGCAAGAGCGATTGGTTAACGTCAAAACCAAAATCGAAGATCGACGACACGCTGCGACGCCCGATGGTCTGCCATTGCTTCGCGTCCGACGATTTGAGAATGCCCGCATCGTTGATCGTCCCGACATAGACGATTCCACCCGTCGCAACGACAGGCCCTGCAGTGCAAGGAATAGACGTAGTCCATGAAGTCCCAGCATCAGTGGACTTTGCAAGAGCGGAGATCACGACATCGCTGCCATTCTGGACGTCGTACCCCGTCGCGTAGAGTGCACCGCCGTCGCCTTCGGTCATCTCTTCCGGCGGAGGCATGTTCGTCTGCGTTTCGATATTCGTGAATGCTCCGCCGCCTCTCGAAACTTGCATTCCGTTTATCTTGGGTGCCCAATAGAAGATATTTCCGTTCGATGATTCGAAGACCCGCACTTCAACGAAGTTGATCCCGCTCGACGTAAGCTTAGTCCACGTCGTTGCGTTGTCACTACTACGGAACACGCCGCTTGCCGATGCCGAGAGTAGGTCGCCGTTATGTGCGACGATGAGATAGCACTTAAACTGTAGGTCGGGCGATACGACCTTCGTCCATGTCGAGCCGTTGTCCGTGCTGCGATAGAACGAGCTTCGGTTGAATCCGTCGGAATTGACGATGTAGAGATCGCCAGTGGGTGTGACGACGGGCTGAGCCGTCTCGTTCGTCACGGTGGGCAGTGTCAGCGTGGTGAAGCTGCCGCTCGAGATGTCATACTTGCGAACTTCGTTGCGTGTTGTGGCGATCAACTCCGTATTCGACAGAGATGCCACGTGCAGCAGCGTCGTATCGGTGCCGATCTGCGTCAGCGTCATTGCGGCAGCATCGACTTTCATCAGGCGCCCGTCAACAATTGCGACGACGATGCCGCTTGGTGAAACCGTGAACGCAGAGACCGAACCGCCTGATTGCGGCCTGCCGGTCTGCTCGACGAATGTGACTTCGGTCGGAGTGTTGTTGGTCCCGTTGTTTGTAGAACTATCCGTGGACTGTTTGCACCCTGCAGCCAATATAGAGGCAAGCAGAATAGCAAGAACAAAGCGATTGAGCATGTGCGAAAGGGTTACGTGGATGCGCAAAGATACGAAGCAACATCCGCCTGAATCTGGGTGGAGATACTTCCGGGTGAGGGTAGTCTGTAAGGGTCGGAAGGATTGAACTCGTCCCTTCAGTTAGCCACGATCACCTTTGCAGTTCCAGACACTCCCGCGATGTTAACAGATACGAACAGTACACCGGCAGAACTTGAGCTCAATACGTACCGGTGCTGCCGTTGTCCGATGGTGTGATCATCGTCAGATGTTGACAGGAGCACTTTGCCGAGCAGGTCGGTGATAGTAATATCTGCGCTCAGCGGCTGCGAAGCATGATATTCGAGATCGACCTCACCATGACCGCCCGAGTGAGCGAATACGCGAAGCCCACCCGCGTCACCCGATTGTGCGACGCCGGAAAGCGTATCGGCGAACGTCGTGCGGAAGATGCTGTCCCCCGCTGCGACAAGCAGATCGCTATTATGGTCGAACAACCGCAATGCTTTTTCCGACAAACCGGCATTGAACCATGTCTGACCGTCATCCTTCGAGTAGATGAGCGCATCGTTGTGATAGACTCGTGCAGTGTCGGCGAACACGGTGGTGCCTACGGACTCGAACACCTTCATCCAGCCGACGTCGAAAAAACTGATGGAGCTGTTCCATGTGGTGCCGTTGTCGATCGATCTGCTGAGGAACGGATACAGGTTGCCCATGTCGTTGCCGATCTCGTAGAAGTCAGCGCCAATGAGCACGGTGGACGGGTTCGAAGTAAAACAGTACGACGAGACGTTGCGCGAGAGGAAACTCGAATCCCACGTGGCGCCAAGATCGCGCGACACGATCAGCTCATCCCTGGTCTGCCAACCAACAAGTGCCCCAATGTTCCGTCCGTCGACCTTCATCGCAGAGCTCACGAACCCACAATGCATCGGTTGCCAGGTAAGGCCAAGATCGAACGAGCGGAAGATGTCTCCAACCGATGCATAGATCGTATCTCGGTTGCCACGGATCGACTCGACCGTCGCGTTCAGCGCGAATGCCGTGGACTGAGACCAACTGCGACCAGAGTCCGTCGAGCGGAACAAGCCCTGATCGGTACCCGCAAGGACGACATTGCCCAATGGCATGATATCGTAGACGACCGGCCGTCCCGTTGCACTGGTGATCATCCCGCTATCGCAGTGGACCCAATGATCACCTGCATCACTACTTCTATAGATGCCTGTTGCGTATGCCGAATTCCCTGTACCCACGAACATCGTACGACCTGACCGTTCCAGACGGATGGTTCTCGGCTGGATGGCTTCGTACCCATGCTGCGTCCAGGTGTTGCCGTTGTCAGTCGACGAATAATAGCCATCCATCTGGGAACCGGCATAGACGGTTTGACCCGAAGACGCAAAGCCGTGGACGATCGCATCGCCGAGCCTTGTTGCGCCCCACGTTTGTCCATTGTCGTTGGAAATCAGGACACCACCATTCGGCAGACTCGCATAGAGTGAAGCA is part of the Bacteroidota bacterium genome and encodes:
- a CDS encoding exo-alpha-sialidase, with protein sequence MLNRFVLAILLASILAAGCKQSTDSSTNNGTNNTPTEVTFVEQTGRPQSGGSVSAFTVSPSGIVVAIVDGRLMKVDAAAMTLTQIGTDTTLLHVASLSNTELIATTRNEVRKYDISSGSFTTLTLPTVTNETAQPVVTPTGDLYIVNSDGFNRSSFYRSTDNGSTWTKVVSPDLQFKCYLIVAHNGDLLSASASGVFRSSDNATTWTKLTSSGINFVEVRVFESSNGNIFYWAPKINGMQVSRGGGAFTNIETQTNMPPPEEMTEGDGGALYATGYDVQNGSDVVISALAKSTDAGTSWTTSIPCTAGPVVATGGIVYVGTINDAGILKSSDAKQWQTIGRRSVSSIFDFGFDVNQSLLLSAEGATYRANGSSWNTLAAAGSGWLATDAQSRIAIVGVGLGVLRSTDNGATWATNAMPTLLSNAWPTSIMFCFNRTNGYLLLGLAQYNQNVATWTNGLLSQSTDGGKTFTTLTNGTNFTTMTENPSTGKLYAHTENFIEELESADFGQTWHTYGWNSTPLAFTNAGTALFLSSAGFKTGTVGSTAFKALNVQGMPAGVALKRIRFDSNDKMYVLSPSQTDGSVRLYRSQDAVR